A genomic region of Hypomesus transpacificus isolate Combined female unplaced genomic scaffold, fHypTra1 scaffold_184, whole genome shotgun sequence contains the following coding sequences:
- the LOC124489174 gene encoding apoptosis-associated speck-like protein containing a CARD isoform X2: MPPKTVKKILNDVLGDLQSKNFKKFKNYLSDRDQEPRIPVSVIENADEMDIVDALVRTYTEKKAISVAIEVLRDINCLDLAEKLENYMKGRHLVDVHRAALIQRVTSVGVILDDLLGQEVLSDEKYNEVTAEKTRQDKMRKLYDVISAASSEGKDVFYKSLEKHEKFLMKDLIG, from the exons ATGCCCccaaaaactgtaaaaaagatCCTGAACGACGTGCTTGGAGATTTACAATCGAAAAACTTTAAAAAGTTTAAAAATTATTTGTCCGATCGCGACCAGGAACCCCGTATTCCAGTGTCAGTCATCGAAAATGCGGATGAAATGGATATAGTGGATGCTCTTGTGAGAACGTACACTGAGAAGAAAGCTATTTCAGTGGCGATAGAGGTCCTTCGGGATATTAATTGTCTTGATCTTGCAGAAAAGCTTGAGAATTACATGAAAG GCAGACACTTGGTGGACGTCCACCGGGCCGCTCTGATCCAAAGAGTCACCTCAGTGGGCGTCATCTTGGATGATCTCCTGGGACAGGAGGTCTTAAGTGACGAGAAGTACAACGAAGTGACTGCAGAGAAGACCCGTCAGGACAAGATGAGGAAGCTGTATGACGTCATAAGCGCAGCCAGCAGTGAAGGGAAAGACGTTTTCTACAAGAGCCTTGAGAAACATGAGAAATTTCTTATGAAAGACCTCATAGGTTAA
- the LOC124489174 gene encoding apoptosis-associated speck-like protein containing a CARD isoform X1: MPPKTVKKILNDVLGDLQSKNFKKFKNYLSDRDQEPRIPVSVIENADEMDIVDALVRTYTEKKAISVAIEVLRDINCLDLAEKLENYMKEEQGPPVGRHAIGCRHLVDVHRAALIQRVTSVGVILDDLLGQEVLSDEKYNEVTAEKTRQDKMRKLYDVISAASSEGKDVFYKSLEKHEKFLMKDLIG, encoded by the exons ATGCCCccaaaaactgtaaaaaagatCCTGAACGACGTGCTTGGAGATTTACAATCGAAAAACTTTAAAAAGTTTAAAAATTATTTGTCCGATCGCGACCAGGAACCCCGTATTCCAGTGTCAGTCATCGAAAATGCGGATGAAATGGATATAGTGGATGCTCTTGTGAGAACGTACACTGAGAAGAAAGCTATTTCAGTGGCGATAGAGGTCCTTCGGGATATTAATTGTCTTGATCTTGCAGAAAAGCTTGAGAATTACATGAAAG AGGAACAGGGACCTCCTGTTGGAAGGCACGCAATTGGAT GCAGACACTTGGTGGACGTCCACCGGGCCGCTCTGATCCAAAGAGTCACCTCAGTGGGCGTCATCTTGGATGATCTCCTGGGACAGGAGGTCTTAAGTGACGAGAAGTACAACGAAGTGACTGCAGAGAAGACCCGTCAGGACAAGATGAGGAAGCTGTATGACGTCATAAGCGCAGCCAGCAGTGAAGGGAAAGACGTTTTCTACAAGAGCCTTGAGAAACATGAGAAATTTCTTATGAAAGACCTCATAGGTTAA